A window of the Agrococcus jejuensis genome harbors these coding sequences:
- a CDS encoding APC family permease encodes MSGQIAAQKVAQKGLARGSVGLVGAVVIGISCIAPAYTLTAALGPTVSAVGSQAPAIILLGFIPMLLVAFGYRELNSVIPDSGTSFTWATRAFGPYVGWMAGWGLIAATILVLSNLAGIAVDFLYLLIAQITGASEIAALATNPLVNVVTCLAFMAAATFIAYRDMQTTQRVQYVLVGFQVLVLVVFAIAAFVHVANGTAFDATPVSLSWFDPFAVDSVSALVAGLSLSIFIFWGWDVTLTMNEETKDPEKTPGRAATITVVVIVALYLLLTMGLLAFAGTGEGEFGLGNPDIQDNVFFALAGPILGPLAAFVSLAVLSSSAASLQSTFVSPARTLLAMGHYGALPSRFSEVSRFKTPGYATLVAAIVASVFYAVMRFVSENVLWDTITALGMMICFYYGLTAFATVWYFRTTWFASVRNVFFQLVFPLVGGVVLGVLFVTTLVDSMDPDYGSGSSIGGLGLVFVLGVVVLVLGAIVMVVQRIREPGFFRGQTLDAGTATGMIDTEVTSQGVQD; translated from the coding sequence GTGAGCGGCCAGATCGCGGCGCAGAAGGTCGCCCAGAAGGGCCTCGCCAGGGGCTCGGTCGGCCTCGTCGGCGCGGTCGTCATCGGCATCTCGTGCATCGCCCCTGCGTACACGCTCACGGCGGCGCTCGGGCCCACGGTGTCGGCGGTCGGCTCGCAGGCGCCCGCGATCATCCTGCTCGGGTTCATCCCGATGCTGCTCGTCGCGTTCGGCTACCGCGAGCTCAACTCGGTCATCCCCGACTCCGGCACGTCGTTCACGTGGGCGACGCGCGCCTTCGGCCCGTACGTGGGGTGGATGGCCGGATGGGGCCTCATCGCCGCGACGATCCTCGTGCTGTCGAACCTCGCCGGCATCGCGGTGGACTTCCTGTACCTGCTCATCGCGCAGATCACCGGGGCCTCCGAGATCGCGGCGCTCGCGACGAATCCGCTCGTCAACGTCGTCACGTGCCTCGCGTTCATGGCAGCCGCGACGTTCATCGCGTACCGCGACATGCAGACGACGCAGCGCGTGCAGTACGTGCTCGTGGGCTTCCAGGTGCTCGTGCTCGTCGTGTTCGCGATCGCGGCGTTCGTGCACGTCGCGAACGGCACCGCGTTCGACGCGACGCCCGTCTCGCTGTCGTGGTTCGACCCGTTCGCGGTCGACTCGGTCTCGGCGCTCGTCGCGGGCCTCTCGCTCTCGATCTTCATCTTCTGGGGCTGGGACGTCACCCTCACGATGAACGAGGAGACGAAGGACCCCGAGAAGACGCCCGGCCGCGCCGCGACGATCACCGTCGTCGTCATCGTCGCGCTGTACCTGCTGCTGACGATGGGGCTCCTCGCGTTCGCGGGCACGGGCGAGGGCGAGTTCGGCCTCGGCAACCCCGACATCCAGGACAACGTCTTCTTCGCGCTCGCCGGCCCCATCCTCGGCCCGCTCGCGGCGTTCGTGTCGCTCGCGGTGCTGTCGTCGTCGGCGGCCTCGCTGCAGTCGACGTTCGTGTCGCCGGCGCGCACGTTGCTCGCGATGGGCCACTACGGCGCGCTGCCGTCGCGGTTCTCGGAGGTGTCGCGCTTCAAGACGCCCGGCTACGCGACGCTCGTCGCCGCGATCGTCGCGTCGGTGTTCTACGCCGTCATGCGCTTCGTGAGCGAGAACGTGCTGTGGGACACCATCACCGCCCTCGGCATGATGATCTGCTTCTACTACGGCCTCACCGCGTTCGCGACGGTCTGGTACTTCCGCACCACCTGGTTCGCGTCCGTGCGCAACGTGTTCTTCCAGCTCGTCTTCCCGCTCGTCGGTGGCGTCGTGCTGGGCGTGCTCTTCGTCACGACGCTCGTCGACTCGATGGACCCCGACTACGGCTCGGGCTCGTCGATCGGCGGCCTCGGGCTCGTGTTCGTGCTCGGCGTCGTCGTGCTCGTGCTCGGCGCGATCGTCATGGTGGTGCAGCGCATCCGCGAGCCCGGCTTCTTCCGCGGGCAGACGTTGGATGCGGGCACCGCCACGGGCATGATCGACACGGAGGTCACCTCCCAGGGCGTGCAGGACT
- a CDS encoding flavin monoamine oxidase family protein: protein MSDPQQVETVEADVVVIGAGVAGLSAATRLVEAGHDVVVLEARERVGGRLWTDTIDGAMLELGGQWVSPDQDALLETLETLGLETFSRYRDGDSVYVDESGERIRFTGEQLPVAEATVAEMERLTVLLDELVAEIGADAPWAHPKARELDTVSFSRWLEQQSDDEVARRHISLFIGEAMLTKPAHAFSALQAVLMAASAGSFSNLVDSEFILDKRVVGGLQMVPLTLAANLGDRVRTGTPVRRLEHSDAGVVVTSDRVVVRARRAIVAMPPNLFGRIDYQPPLPRRQHQLHQHLSLGLVIKVHAVYETPFWRADGLSGTAFSPYRLVHEAYDNTNHEDARGTLVGFVSDEHADGVFALPAEERKARILADLAEYYGPEAANPVVYYESDWGTEEWTRGAYGASYDLGGLSRYGADQRTPVGPIHWACSDFAGLGFQHVDGGIRSGWAAAADVAAALASTSAGVGS, encoded by the coding sequence ATGAGCGATCCGCAGCAGGTCGAGACCGTCGAGGCCGACGTCGTCGTGATCGGAGCCGGCGTCGCCGGGCTCTCTGCAGCCACGAGGCTGGTCGAGGCGGGGCACGACGTCGTCGTGCTCGAGGCTCGCGAGCGCGTCGGCGGTCGCCTCTGGACCGACACGATCGACGGGGCGATGCTCGAGCTCGGCGGCCAGTGGGTGTCGCCCGACCAGGACGCGCTGCTCGAGACCCTCGAGACCCTCGGGCTCGAGACGTTCTCGCGCTACCGCGACGGCGACTCCGTGTACGTCGACGAGTCGGGGGAGCGCATCCGCTTCACCGGCGAGCAGCTGCCCGTCGCCGAGGCGACCGTCGCCGAGATGGAGCGCCTCACCGTGCTGCTCGACGAGCTCGTCGCCGAGATCGGCGCCGACGCCCCGTGGGCGCACCCGAAGGCGCGCGAGCTCGACACCGTCTCGTTCTCGCGCTGGCTCGAGCAGCAGTCCGACGACGAGGTCGCCCGCCGCCACATCTCCCTCTTCATCGGCGAGGCGATGCTCACGAAGCCCGCGCACGCCTTCTCGGCGCTGCAGGCCGTGCTCATGGCCGCATCCGCGGGCTCGTTCTCGAACCTCGTCGACTCGGAGTTCATCCTCGACAAGCGCGTCGTCGGCGGCCTGCAGATGGTGCCGCTCACCCTCGCCGCGAACCTCGGCGACCGCGTGCGCACCGGCACGCCCGTGCGCCGCCTCGAGCACTCCGACGCCGGCGTCGTCGTCACGTCCGACCGCGTCGTCGTGCGCGCCCGCCGCGCCATCGTCGCCATGCCGCCGAACCTCTTCGGCCGCATCGACTACCAGCCGCCGCTGCCGCGCCGCCAGCACCAGCTGCACCAGCACCTGTCCCTCGGCCTCGTCATCAAGGTGCACGCCGTCTACGAGACGCCGTTCTGGCGCGCCGATGGCCTCTCGGGCACAGCCTTCAGCCCCTACCGGCTCGTGCACGAGGCGTACGACAACACGAACCACGAGGATGCGCGCGGCACGCTCGTCGGCTTCGTCTCCGACGAGCACGCCGACGGCGTCTTCGCCCTGCCCGCCGAGGAGCGCAAGGCGCGCATCCTCGCGGACCTCGCCGAGTACTACGGCCCCGAGGCCGCGAACCCCGTCGTCTACTACGAGTCCGACTGGGGCACGGAGGAGTGGACGCGCGGCGCGTACGGCGCCTCGTACGACCTCGGCGGCCTCAGCCGCTACGGCGCCGACCAGCGCACGCCCGTCGGCCCCATCCACTGGGCCTGCTCCGACTTCGCCGGCCTCGGCTTCCAGCACGTCGACGGCGGCATCCGCTCGGGCTGGGCCGCCGCGGCCGACGTCGCCGCAGCGCTCGCCTCGACCTCGGCGGGCGTCGGCTCGTGA
- a CDS encoding endonuclease VII domain-containing protein, whose amino-acid sequence MDAARDLQLRRRYGISIERYRQMMTNQDGRCNACGLEWEGWEQRFSVDHDHATGNVRALLCQPCNLALGHVQDDPERLQLLIDYLRRHSFGY is encoded by the coding sequence ATGGACGCGGCCCGTGACTTGCAGCTTCGACGCCGATACGGCATCAGCATCGAGCGCTACCGGCAGATGATGACCAATCAGGATGGTCGCTGCAACGCGTGCGGTCTGGAGTGGGAAGGCTGGGAGCAGCGCTTCTCCGTCGACCACGACCATGCCACCGGCAACGTACGCGCCCTGCTCTGCCAGCCGTGCAACCTCGCGTTGGGACACGTCCAGGACGACCCTGAGCGATTGCAGCTCCTGATCGACTACCTCCGCCGCCATTCCTTCGGCTACTGA
- a CDS encoding amino-acid N-acetyltransferase: protein MPEVAVRHARTGDVRAMRDLIEPYVQRRILLGKELVTLFEAVQEFVVAEVDGRVVGCGALHVMWEDLGEIRTIAVTDDVHGKGVGHVILEALQARAADLGLTRLFCLTFETDFFGRHGFEAVAEEIVPPDVFQQLLRSNDDGIAEFLDLAHVKQNTLGNTRMVKRL, encoded by the coding sequence ATGCCCGAAGTCGCCGTCCGCCATGCCCGCACGGGCGACGTCCGCGCCATGCGCGACCTCATCGAGCCGTACGTGCAGCGACGCATCCTGCTGGGCAAGGAGCTCGTGACGCTGTTCGAGGCGGTGCAGGAGTTCGTGGTCGCCGAGGTCGACGGCCGCGTCGTCGGCTGCGGCGCGCTGCACGTCATGTGGGAGGACCTCGGCGAGATCCGCACGATCGCCGTCACCGACGACGTGCACGGCAAGGGCGTGGGCCACGTCATCCTCGAGGCGCTGCAGGCGCGCGCCGCCGACCTGGGCCTCACGCGCCTCTTCTGCCTCACGTTCGAGACCGACTTCTTCGGCCGCCACGGCTTCGAGGCCGTCGCGGAGGAGATCGTGCCGCCCGACGTGTTCCAGCAGCTGCTGCGCTCGAACGACGACGGCATCGCCGAGTTCCTCGACCTGGCGCACGTGAAGCAGAACACGCTCGGCAACACCCGCATGGTGAAGCGCCTCTAG
- a CDS encoding sensor histidine kinase translates to MRVVDRVGAALTAALVASETPPPPSTLVGIVGEAIGADRCELRLGTKALSWSAHDAPAHAQEATLVLGTSPDVVATVAPAHVMPSPEAWQPLLLLLTPYAAEDATWHARRRQQEAAGRIDDVRWRASADMEHERRRLERDLHDGAQHHLVALRMALALADHRRDQPDAEARIAALGAQLDAAEELLISTARGVLPKSLASTGLHGALRALEATDVIVQADIPRLMPAVESALYYLALEAVSNAHKHAPGATIVVEARLDAERALVEVRDDGPGFVVGDDVGGLSYLADRIEAIDGTLEVRSAPGAGTTVTASVPY, encoded by the coding sequence ATGCGCGTCGTCGACCGGGTGGGGGCTGCCCTCACGGCGGCGCTCGTCGCATCCGAGACGCCTCCGCCACCGTCGACGCTCGTCGGCATCGTGGGCGAGGCGATCGGCGCCGACCGGTGCGAGCTGCGCCTCGGCACGAAGGCGCTCAGCTGGAGCGCGCACGATGCCCCGGCGCACGCGCAGGAGGCGACGCTCGTGCTCGGCACGAGCCCCGACGTCGTCGCGACCGTCGCGCCCGCGCACGTCATGCCGTCGCCCGAGGCGTGGCAGCCGCTGCTGCTGCTGCTCACGCCGTACGCGGCCGAGGACGCCACGTGGCATGCGCGGCGCAGGCAGCAGGAGGCCGCGGGCCGCATCGACGACGTGCGGTGGCGCGCATCCGCCGACATGGAGCACGAGCGTCGGCGCCTCGAGCGCGACCTGCACGACGGCGCCCAGCACCACCTCGTGGCGTTGCGCATGGCGCTCGCGCTCGCCGACCACCGGCGCGACCAGCCCGACGCCGAGGCGCGCATCGCGGCGCTCGGCGCGCAGCTCGACGCCGCCGAGGAGCTGCTCATCTCGACGGCGCGCGGCGTGCTGCCGAAGTCGCTCGCGAGCACGGGCCTGCACGGCGCGCTGCGTGCGCTCGAGGCGACCGACGTCATCGTGCAGGCCGACATCCCCCGGCTCATGCCCGCGGTCGAGTCGGCGCTGTACTACCTGGCGCTCGAGGCCGTGAGCAACGCGCACAAGCACGCGCCCGGCGCGACGATCGTCGTCGAGGCGCGGCTCGACGCCGAGCGGGCGCTCGTCGAGGTGCGCGACGACGGCCCCGGCTTCGTCGTCGGCGACGACGTTGGCGGCCTGTCGTACCTCGCGGATCGGATCGAGGCGATCGACGGCACGCTCGAGGTGCGGTCGGCGCCCGGCGCGGGCACGACCGTCACCGCATCCGTGCCGTACTGA
- a CDS encoding response regulator transcription factor, with the protein MRVAIADDGTLFREGLVMLLDAAGHEVVAALDDGDQLLAMLGEHDVDIAVLDIRMPPGDEGGLSTAARIRAQHPQIGLLLLSHYAESHYLRTMLSIGTEGIGYRLKERIASVQMLNDTLERILAREIVIEPVLASRLVEIGEHRDGAIGALGERELDVLRLMAEGRANRSIAEELFVSVKAVEKHVASLFVKLGIPEDATMHHRRVLAVLSYLQAQKVDGSGR; encoded by the coding sequence ATGCGGGTCGCGATCGCCGACGACGGCACGCTCTTCCGCGAGGGCCTCGTCATGCTGCTCGACGCCGCCGGCCACGAGGTCGTGGCGGCGCTCGACGACGGCGACCAGCTGCTCGCGATGCTCGGCGAGCACGACGTCGACATCGCCGTGCTCGACATCCGCATGCCGCCCGGCGACGAGGGCGGGCTGTCGACGGCCGCGCGGATCCGCGCCCAGCACCCGCAGATCGGGCTGCTGCTGCTGTCGCACTACGCCGAGTCGCACTACCTGCGCACGATGCTGTCGATCGGCACCGAGGGCATCGGCTACCGCCTCAAGGAGCGCATCGCGAGCGTGCAGATGCTCAACGACACCCTCGAGCGCATCCTCGCCCGCGAGATCGTCATCGAGCCGGTGCTCGCGTCGCGGCTCGTCGAGATCGGCGAGCACCGCGACGGCGCGATCGGCGCCCTCGGCGAGCGCGAGCTCGACGTGCTGCGACTCATGGCGGAGGGCCGGGCGAATCGTTCGATCGCCGAGGAGCTCTTCGTGTCGGTGAAGGCCGTCGAGAAGCATGTCGCGTCGCTGTTCGTGAAGCTCGGCATCCCCGAGGACGCGACGATGCACCACCGCAGGGTGCTCGCCGTGCTCAGCTACCTGCAGGCGCAGAAGGTCGACGGCTCGGGCCGATGA
- a CDS encoding Hsp70 family protein, with product MRYSIGVDLGTTSLAVAIGDDLGTRAAQLSPVLTEPSVAFCSADGTILTGQAALDAADGDGDETRLVRGFKRRLGDPTPIIVGGVGFAPEALMAAQLRDVVTQITELQGEAPAHVVLTCPAAWGPYRREQFAQIAELSGVAIDEIVTEPVATATSVSRERPLDDGAIVAVFDLGGRTFDATVLRMGAEGLEVLGSPEGVEHLGGDDFDDAVRGLLDQRVGGRISALDAAKPDEAATLAAIDEACTLAKEALSVREETVVRLPLDGADHPITIMRADLERAIRPAVGLAVAALLRTIHSAGIDADAVSTVILAGGSSRIPLVAEEVASIGRPVAATHHPKFTVALGAAERARTIAAQALAGDGEVAPVAAPTFTSSITVPTSAPTAPAAARGPWRPRIHRGYALVAGVAVAALIAGAIVVGAMLGRAGGLDAATPDANAQPQSSEQAGAEPSVPPTLTATAAPVPASAQDETEATVASPVFTGGSSTAGLDWFIQSADPSGAWGLTPLLDGEAIRPNLTLTQSDGGLRAQWTSGGPAQLYAQTLGEPLDLSEIADDDGALVFDVTINAGTAEHLEIATHCGYPCGGSVDMTSVVAGIGQGETVHVIIPVECFTASGLLPEAVDTPFLALGSGDVDMTFREIRWENLAGADPAAVRCGP from the coding sequence ATGCGATATTCCATCGGCGTAGACCTCGGCACGACCTCCCTCGCGGTCGCGATCGGCGACGACCTGGGCACGCGCGCCGCCCAGCTGTCGCCGGTGCTCACGGAGCCGTCGGTCGCCTTCTGCTCCGCCGATGGCACGATCCTCACCGGCCAGGCAGCGCTCGACGCCGCCGACGGCGACGGCGACGAGACGAGGCTCGTGCGCGGGTTCAAGCGCCGCCTCGGCGACCCGACGCCGATCATCGTCGGCGGCGTGGGCTTCGCACCCGAGGCGCTCATGGCCGCGCAGCTGCGCGACGTCGTGACGCAGATCACCGAGCTGCAGGGCGAGGCGCCCGCGCACGTCGTGCTCACGTGCCCGGCCGCGTGGGGCCCCTACCGACGCGAGCAGTTCGCGCAGATCGCCGAGCTCTCGGGCGTCGCGATCGACGAGATCGTCACCGAGCCCGTCGCGACCGCGACGTCGGTGTCGCGCGAGCGGCCCCTCGACGACGGCGCGATCGTCGCCGTCTTCGACCTCGGCGGCCGCACGTTCGACGCGACCGTGCTGCGGATGGGCGCGGAGGGCCTCGAGGTGCTCGGCAGCCCCGAGGGCGTGGAGCACCTCGGCGGCGACGACTTCGACGACGCCGTGCGCGGCCTGCTCGACCAGCGCGTCGGCGGACGCATCTCGGCGCTCGACGCCGCGAAGCCCGACGAGGCGGCGACGCTCGCCGCGATCGACGAGGCGTGCACGCTCGCCAAGGAGGCGCTGTCGGTGCGCGAGGAGACGGTCGTGCGCCTGCCGCTCGACGGCGCCGACCATCCGATCACCATCATGCGCGCCGACCTCGAGCGCGCCATCCGCCCCGCCGTGGGCCTCGCGGTCGCCGCACTGCTGCGCACGATCCACTCGGCAGGCATCGACGCGGATGCCGTCTCGACCGTGATCCTCGCGGGCGGCTCGTCGCGCATCCCGCTCGTGGCCGAGGAGGTCGCGAGCATCGGCAGGCCCGTCGCCGCGACGCACCACCCCAAGTTCACCGTCGCGCTCGGCGCGGCCGAGCGGGCGCGCACGATCGCGGCGCAGGCGCTCGCCGGCGACGGCGAGGTCGCGCCCGTCGCGGCGCCCACGTTCACGTCGTCGATCACCGTGCCGACCTCGGCGCCCACGGCCCCGGCGGCTGCGCGCGGGCCGTGGCGCCCGCGCATCCACCGCGGATACGCGCTCGTCGCCGGCGTCGCGGTCGCCGCGCTCATCGCCGGCGCGATCGTCGTCGGCGCCATGCTGGGCCGCGCGGGCGGCCTCGACGCCGCGACGCCCGACGCCAACGCGCAGCCGCAGTCGAGCGAGCAGGCCGGCGCCGAGCCGAGCGTGCCGCCCACCCTCACCGCCACGGCGGCGCCCGTGCCCGCGAGCGCGCAGGACGAGACGGAGGCGACCGTCGCGTCGCCCGTCTTCACCGGCGGCAGCTCGACGGCTGGGCTCGACTGGTTCATCCAGTCGGCCGACCCGTCGGGCGCGTGGGGCCTCACGCCCCTGCTCGACGGCGAGGCCATCCGCCCGAACCTCACCCTCACGCAGTCCGACGGCGGCCTGCGGGCGCAGTGGACGAGCGGCGGCCCCGCCCAGCTCTACGCGCAGACGCTCGGCGAGCCCCTCGACCTCAGCGAGATCGCCGACGACGACGGCGCGCTCGTGTTCGACGTCACGATCAACGCCGGCACCGCCGAGCACCTCGAGATCGCCACGCACTGCGGCTACCCGTGCGGCGGCTCCGTCGACATGACGAGCGTGGTCGCCGGCATCGGCCAGGGCGAGACGGTGCACGTCATCATCCCCGTCGAGTGCTTCACGGCGTCGGGCCTGCTGCCCGAGGCCGTCGACACCCCCTTCCTCGCCCTCGGCTCGGGCGACGTCGACATGACGTTCCGCGAGATCCGCTGGGAGAACCTCGCGGGCGCCGACCCTGCGGCGGTGCGCTGCGGGCCATGA
- a CDS encoding sigma-70 family RNA polymerase sigma factor → MAIAAAPRRTTTEDTRAFDALVATHRPGLVRYATRLMSGDVAAAEDVAQETMLRAWKHLDRLTEQQGSVRGWLTRVAHNIAMDQHRARRSRPTEIAWTEFDEERAASLDDPAREVEDRVLVTELLAHVSPIHRSTLAEVYLSDQTAAAAAARLGVPVGTVKSRVFHALRTMRTQGGAALAA, encoded by the coding sequence ATGGCCATCGCCGCAGCACCCCGCAGGACCACCACCGAGGACACGAGGGCGTTCGACGCACTCGTCGCCACGCACCGACCGGGGCTCGTGCGCTACGCCACGCGGCTCATGAGCGGCGACGTCGCCGCCGCCGAGGACGTCGCGCAGGAGACCATGCTGCGCGCCTGGAAGCACCTCGACCGGCTCACCGAGCAGCAGGGATCCGTGCGCGGCTGGCTCACGCGCGTCGCCCACAACATCGCCATGGACCAGCACCGCGCCCGCCGCTCGCGCCCGACCGAGATCGCCTGGACCGAGTTCGACGAGGAGCGCGCCGCGTCGCTCGACGACCCTGCCCGCGAGGTCGAGGACCGCGTGCTCGTGACCGAGCTGCTCGCGCACGTCTCGCCCATCCACCGCTCGACCCTCGCCGAGGTGTACCTCAGCGACCAGACCGCCGCCGCGGCCGCCGCGCGGCTCGGCGTGCCCGTGGGCACCGTGAAGAGCCGCGTGTTCCACGCGCTGCGCACCATGCGCACGCAGGGCGGGGCGGCGCTGGCTGCCTGA
- a CDS encoding AAA family ATPase, whose translation MATRLIAPERAVLTVAADNPDCHQSIASALAAANDGDVISIRPGLYRESLTIDRVVSLSGVGDAGEVRIESGTGPAIRGAAVEVRVSGVTIARAGGDVAVDVESGALSLDDCTVEASTEVALVVRAEAQLSMHDTNVMNDAGAGVLVYEGGKTEIVGGRLHDIATTALVVRGPSSAHLTDAAVDTVQGGLLVADGGQLTLVRGTIGSVENAAVTVEGGASLDATGTLIADGEGIGLLVTTGASATLRDVAMQRLGGQGVVGMADAVVELSRVRIDDGATHALHLIERARLTAEACELRGAGHDAIVVAGTASLTLLDSTIERAAGTGVTASDDATASLRNVRIVDADGEGAVARDASRLVLEGGSVRGSSVGVDWQDSATGALRRTRMVDVADEVRIGPDAEVEVEQPQDVDDDDAQDGAPARPRGEEAPGEAPERPGQDELERLLAELDELVGLDSVKRQVETLVRMHQMAERRAEAGLPSPPVSRHLVFAGSPGTGKTTVARLYGRILAALGVVRTGQLVEVARPDLVAAVIGGTAIKTSEQFGKALGGVLFIDEAYALSKDGGSSNDFGGEAIDTLVKLMEDHRDDVVVIVAGYTNDMRTFMAANPGLSSRFSRTIEFADYSSAEMVTIVENLCRGNHYSLEFETRAALHDYFTKLPRDETFGNGRTARKVFEEMLGRQAYRLGNAAEVDSLTLTRLVPDDLGPLPGSSIGAGVGRVDEERVEQLLGTLRELVGLDGVKEEVQGMVDLLTSARRRQAAGLPAPSLSRHLIFAGPPGTGKTTVARLYGSLLTALGVLAQGQVTEVSRADLVGEYVGHTARRTTEAFDRARGGVLFIDEAYTLASGGGNGADFGKESVDTLVKLMEDHRDEVVVIAAGYEREMDQFLATNPGLDSRFSHRVRFANYTPDELVTIVNQHATSSGYECTGSTVAALRGHFTSVDRTASFGNGRYARQVMDAAIANHARRTRTIEDPTMDDLVLLLPEDVPSPDAIGA comes from the coding sequence ATGGCCACTCGACTGATCGCCCCCGAGCGCGCGGTGCTCACGGTCGCCGCCGACAACCCCGACTGCCACCAGTCCATCGCGTCGGCGCTCGCCGCCGCGAACGACGGCGACGTCATCTCGATCCGTCCCGGCCTCTACCGGGAGTCGCTCACGATCGACCGCGTCGTCTCGCTCTCGGGCGTCGGCGACGCCGGGGAGGTGCGCATCGAGAGCGGCACGGGCCCCGCGATCCGCGGCGCCGCCGTCGAGGTGCGCGTCTCGGGCGTCACGATCGCGCGCGCGGGCGGCGACGTGGCCGTCGACGTCGAGTCGGGGGCGCTGTCGCTCGACGACTGCACCGTCGAGGCGTCGACGGAGGTCGCGCTCGTCGTGCGCGCCGAGGCGCAGCTGTCGATGCACGACACGAACGTCATGAACGACGCCGGCGCCGGCGTGCTCGTGTACGAGGGCGGCAAGACCGAGATCGTCGGCGGACGCCTGCACGACATCGCCACGACGGCGCTCGTCGTGCGCGGCCCGAGCTCGGCGCACCTCACCGACGCGGCCGTCGACACCGTGCAGGGCGGCCTGCTCGTGGCCGACGGCGGGCAGCTGACGCTCGTGCGCGGCACGATCGGCTCGGTCGAGAACGCCGCCGTCACCGTCGAGGGCGGCGCGAGCCTCGACGCCACCGGCACGCTCATCGCCGACGGCGAGGGCATCGGCCTGCTCGTCACGACCGGCGCATCCGCGACGCTGCGCGACGTCGCGATGCAGCGCCTCGGCGGCCAGGGCGTCGTCGGCATGGCGGATGCGGTCGTCGAGCTGTCGCGCGTGCGCATCGACGACGGCGCGACGCACGCGCTGCACCTCATCGAGCGCGCCCGGCTCACGGCCGAGGCGTGCGAGCTGCGCGGCGCCGGCCACGACGCCATCGTCGTCGCGGGCACGGCGTCGCTCACGCTCCTCGACTCCACGATCGAGCGCGCCGCGGGCACGGGGGTCACGGCATCCGACGACGCGACGGCGTCGCTCAGGAACGTGCGCATCGTCGACGCCGACGGCGAGGGCGCCGTCGCGCGCGACGCGTCGCGGCTCGTGCTCGAGGGCGGCTCGGTGCGCGGCTCGAGCGTCGGCGTCGACTGGCAGGACTCCGCGACGGGTGCGCTGCGACGCACGCGCATGGTCGACGTCGCCGACGAGGTGCGCATCGGGCCCGACGCCGAGGTCGAGGTCGAGCAGCCCCAGGATGTCGACGACGACGACGCGCAGGACGGCGCACCCGCCCGCCCGCGCGGCGAGGAGGCTCCGGGCGAGGCGCCCGAGCGCCCCGGGCAGGACGAGCTCGAGCGCCTGCTCGCCGAGCTCGACGAGCTCGTCGGCCTCGACAGCGTCAAGCGCCAGGTCGAGACGCTCGTGCGCATGCACCAGATGGCCGAGCGCCGCGCCGAGGCGGGACTGCCGTCGCCGCCCGTGTCGCGCCACCTCGTGTTCGCGGGCTCGCCCGGTACCGGCAAGACGACCGTCGCGCGCCTGTACGGCCGCATCCTCGCCGCCCTCGGCGTCGTGCGCACCGGCCAGCTCGTGGAGGTCGCGCGCCCCGACCTCGTCGCCGCCGTCATCGGTGGCACGGCCATCAAGACCTCCGAGCAGTTCGGCAAGGCGCTCGGCGGCGTGCTGTTCATCGACGAGGCGTACGCGCTGTCGAAGGACGGCGGCTCGAGCAACGACTTCGGCGGCGAGGCGATCGACACGCTCGTGAAGCTCATGGAGGACCACCGCGACGACGTCGTCGTGATCGTCGCCGGCTACACGAACGACATGCGTACGTTCATGGCCGCGAACCCCGGCCTGTCGTCGCGCTTCTCGCGCACGATCGAGTTCGCCGACTACTCGTCGGCCGAGATGGTCACGATCGTCGAGAACCTCTGCCGCGGCAACCACTACAGCCTCGAGTTCGAGACGCGCGCTGCGCTGCACGACTACTTCACGAAGCTGCCGCGCGACGAGACGTTCGGCAACGGCCGCACGGCGCGCAAGGTGTTCGAGGAGATGCTCGGCAGGCAGGCGTACCGGCTCGGCAACGCCGCCGAGGTCGACTCGCTCACCCTCACGCGCCTCGTGCCCGACGACCTCGGACCGCTGCCCGGCTCGTCGATCGGCGCCGGCGTCGGCCGCGTCGACGAGGAGCGCGTCGAGCAGCTGCTCGGCACCCTGCGCGAGCTCGTGGGCCTCGACGGCGTGAAGGAGGAGGTGCAGGGCATGGTCGACCTGCTCACCTCCGCGCGCCGCAGGCAGGCGGCGGGGCTGCCCGCGCCATCCCTCAGCAGGCACCTGATCTTCGCGGGCCCTCCCGGCACCGGCAAGACGACCGTCGCGCGCCTCTACGGGTCGCTGCTCACGGCGCTCGGCGTGCTCGCGCAGGGCCAGGTCACCGAGGTGTCGCGCGCCGACCTCGTCGGCGAGTACGTGGGCCACACGGCCAGGCGCACGACCGAGGCGTTCGACCGCGCTCGCGGCGGCGTGCTGTTCATCGACGAGGCGTACACGCTCGCCTCGGGCGGCGGCAACGGCGCCGACTTCGGCAAGGAGTCGGTCGACACGCTCGTGAAGCTCATGGAGGACCACCGCGACGAGGTCGTGGTCATCGCGGCCGGCTACGAGCGCGAGATGGACCAGTTCCTCGCCACGAACCCGGGCCTCGACTCGCGCTTCTCGCACCGCGTGCGGTTCGCGAACTACACGCCCGACGAGCTCGTGACGATCGTGAACCAGCACGCGACGAGCTCGGGCTACGAGTGCACGGGCTCGACCGTCGCGGCGCTGCGCGGCCACTTCACGTCGGTCGACCGCACGGCGTCGTTCGGCAACGGCCGCTACGCGCGCCAGGTGATGGATGCGGCGATCGCGAACCACGCACGCCGCACCCGTACGATCGAGGACCCCACGATGGACGACCTCGTGCTGCTGCTGCCCGAGGACGTGCCGTCGCCGGACGCGATCGGCGCGTGA